The window CGCGGTGCATGGCTTGAAACCCAGCTGGGCCAGCCGCTTGCCGTGCTTGCGGAGGCGGACGGAACCGGCCATGCGCCCAACTTCGCGCGCGTCGCCCTGCCGGACAATACGGCGCGGGGCAGCGTCGTTTCCATCACGCCGCGCATAGTTGACAAGGGCCTGTTACGATGAGCGAGAAAAGCTGGGCCGACCGGCTCCTGGGCGGCTTCCGCAAGACCAGCGAGCGGCTGAGCGCGAACCTGACCGAAGTCGCGACCAAGGCCAGGCTGGACGATGCCACGCTGGACGATGTCGAGGACGCGCTAATCTCCTCCGACCTCGGTCCGTCGGCCGCCGCGCGCATCCGGGAACGCTTGCGAGCAAAGCGTTTCGGGCTGGAAATCAGCGAAACCGAATTGAAGGAAGCGGTGGCCGAGGAAATCGCCGCGATCCTGCGCCCCGTTGCCATACCGCTGGAAATCACCGCCTTCCCGCGCCCGCAGGTCATCCTCGTCATCGGCGTGAATGGCAGCGGCAAGACGACCACCATCGCCAAGTTGGCGCATTGGCTGGTGGAGGATGATTACGGCGTGCTGCTGGCCGCGGGCGATACCTTCCGCGCCGCCGCCATCGGCCAGCTTGCCACATGGGCGGACCGTATCGGCGTACCGCTGGTGCGCGGACCCGAAGGCGGCGATCCGGCCAGCATCGTGTTCGACGCGGTGAAGCAGGCGACCGACACCGGGATCGACGCGCTGGTGGTGGACACCGCCGGACGCCTCCAGAACAAGCGCGAGCTGATGGAGGAATTGTCGAAAATCCGCCGCGTGTTGGGCAAGCTCAATCCCGAAGCCCCGCATGACGTGTTGCTGGTGCTGGACGCGACCAATGGCCAGAATGCGCTGTCGCAAATCGAAACCTTCAAGGAAGTGGCGGGCGTGACCGGCCTTATCATGACCAAGCTCGACGGAACCGCGCGCGGCGGCGTGCTGGTGGCCGCTGCCGAGCAATACGGCCTGCCGATTCACGCTATCGGCGTGGGCGAAACCATCGACGATCTGCGACCTTTCGATCCCGATCTGGTCGCGCGCGTTATTGCAGGAGTTGCTTGATGCGTGACACTGAAAACCAGACCAAACCGGCGTCCGGCTGGGTCAACATCCTCGTCGATTACGGCCCGCTACTGGTGTTCTTCCTGACCTATCGCTCGTTCGCCCCGCCGGAACCCGATGCGATCCTGGAAGTGGCCGCGGTGATCAAGGGCACGCTGGCATTTATGGCGGCGTCCGTCGTGGCGCTGGCCGTGTCGAAGTGGCGCAACGGCAAGGTTTCCCCGATGCTGTGGTTCTCCACCGTGCTGATCATGGGGTTCGGCGCGCTGACGGTGTTTTTTGGTGATCCGGCCTTCGTCCAGATGAAGCCGACGATCATCTACTCCATCTTCGGCATAGCCCTGCTGGTCGGGTGGAAACTTGGTCGGCCATTGCTGAAGATCCTGCTGGAAGCCGCGTTCGAAGGGCTGAGCGACGAAGGCTGGCTGAAGCTGAGCCGCAACTGGGGGCTGTTCTTCCTGATCTTGGCCGTGCTGAACCAGACGCTGGTGTGGCAGCTGGATTTCGGTGGCTGGCTGGCGGCCAAGCTGTGGGTGTTCCTGCCGCTGACCTTCCTGTTTACCTTCACCCAGATCCCAATGCTGTTGAAGCATGGGCTGGACCCCGAAGCCAAGGACGATGCAGTAATCGAACACCCCCCTACCGGGGAGTGACGGCAGCTATATAAGACTGAACTGAAGTCAGACCAATCCGACTGCCAACTGCGCCCATACGAGCAGGAAAACCGCTAGCGCCAACACCCCAATGCCGACCTTGAACAAGCGCCCGGAATCAAGGCGCGATGCCAGATCTAGAGCCGCGCACAGACCCATCAGCATTGCGCCCATGACGAGGAAATCCTCGGAGCCCCAGGCGACTTCGGCAGTAAATTGCATCGCGATTGCGGGTAGCAGCAGCAGGGTCGCCGCACCGATCCAAAGCCATACCCGCCAGGAAAAGTTCCGCGCAGGTTCCGCATAATTCAGGGTCATTGCCACGCTCCTTCACGTCTTCAGATGCGTATATCCTATCAAATCCGGACCTGAGATCCAAGTTCGACCACGCGGTTCGTTGGCAGGCGGAAGAACTCCATCGCGGTGGCCGCATTTCGCAGCATCCAGCTGAATATCTGTTCGCGCCAGATCGGCATACCCGGCTTGTCGCTAGGGAGCAGGGTCTGACGGCTGAGGAAGAAACTGGTCTGCATCATGTCGAACTGACCGCCGCAACGCTCCATGCTCTTCAAACCGAGCGGCACGTCGGTTTCCTCCATGAAGCCGTAATGCAGCACCGCGCGGTAGAACCCGTCCCCCAAATCATGCATCTCGCACCGCGCGTCGGGGTCCACATACGGCTCCTCCGCAATCAGCACGGTCAGGATGACTACGCGTTCATGCAGCACCTTGTTGTGCTTGATATTGTGCAGCAGCGCCGAGGGTACGCCGCCGGTTGCGCTGGACATGAAGATGGCCGTGCCGGGCACGCGGGTGGCGCTGTTCTTGGCCGATTTGGCGAAGATTTCCATCGGCAGCGCAACCTCGCTCATGCGCTCACGCATCAACTTACGCCCGCGCGCCCAGGTGGTCAGCAGAGTGAAGACAATTGCGCCGACCAGCAGCGGGAACCAGCCGCCATCGGGCACCTTGGTCAGATTGGCGAGGAAGTATGCGCCGTCCACGATCAGGAACAGCAACACCACGGGAATGGCGATCCATTTCTTCCACTTCCACACGCCCATCAGCAACACCGCCATCAGCAGCGTGTCTATAGTGACCGCGCCGGTCACCGCGATCCCGTAGGCGCTGGCGAGGTTGGAGGAGTTCTGGAACGTCAGCACCAGAATGATGACCGCGATCATCAGCGCCCAGTTGATCGACGGAATGTAGATCTGGCCCGCTTCCGTTTCGCTGGTGTGGCGGGTCGACAGGCGCGGGATAAAACCCAGCTGGATCGCCTGGTGGGTAATCGAAAACGCGCCGGAAATGACTGCCTGGCTGGCAATAAAGGTCGCCAGCGTGGCGAGGATGACCAGCGGCAGACGCAGGCTCTCAGGCGCCAGAATGAAGAACGGGTTCTGGATCGCCACATTGGCCGCCGCCGCATCCAGCCCCACGATCATTGCGCCCTGCCCAAAATAATTCAGGAGCAAGCACGGCATGACGAACCCGAACCAGCTTAGTTTCATCGGCCCGCGTCCGAAATGCCCCATATCGGAGTACAGCGCTTCCGACCCGGTCACCGCCAGCACCACGCTGCCCAGCGCGAGGAAGGCCAGCCAGCCGTCGATCAGGAAGAAATTGAGCGCATACCACGGGTTCAATGCCCACAATATCTCGGGATGCTGCACGATTTGGATCGTACCAAGCGTCGCGATGACGCAGAAATAGACGATCATGACCGGCGCAAACAGCGCCCCGACCTTGGCCGTGCCGCGTTTCTGCAGCACGAACAGGCACACCAACAGGACCAATGCGATCGGTATGACGAAGCGTTCGAGGTCCGGCCGCACCACTGTCAGCCCCTCCACCGCCGACAACACGGAAATGGCAGGCGTGATCATACTGTCGCCATAGAACAGCGAGGTGGCGAATACGCCCAGCAGCACCGTCAGCCAGCCATATTTCGATTTGCCCATATGCCGGCTGAGCAGCGCCACCAGCGCCAGGCTGCCGCCCTGCCCCTTATTATCCGCGCGCATCAGGATGCTGACATACTGGATGGAAACCACCAGCGTCATCGACCAGAAGATCAGGCTGACCACGCCCAGCACATGGGCCTC of the Alteripontixanthobacter maritimus genome contains:
- the ftsY gene encoding signal recognition particle-docking protein FtsY, translated to MSEKSWADRLLGGFRKTSERLSANLTEVATKARLDDATLDDVEDALISSDLGPSAAARIRERLRAKRFGLEISETELKEAVAEEIAAILRPVAIPLEITAFPRPQVILVIGVNGSGKTTTIAKLAHWLVEDDYGVLLAAGDTFRAAAIGQLATWADRIGVPLVRGPEGGDPASIVFDAVKQATDTGIDALVVDTAGRLQNKRELMEELSKIRRVLGKLNPEAPHDVLLVLDATNGQNALSQIETFKEVAGVTGLIMTKLDGTARGGVLVAAAEQYGLPIHAIGVGETIDDLRPFDPDLVARVIAGVA
- a CDS encoding inner membrane-spanning protein YciB, whose protein sequence is MRDTENQTKPASGWVNILVDYGPLLVFFLTYRSFAPPEPDAILEVAAVIKGTLAFMAASVVALAVSKWRNGKVSPMLWFSTVLIMGFGALTVFFGDPAFVQMKPTIIYSIFGIALLVGWKLGRPLLKILLEAAFEGLSDEGWLKLSRNWGLFFLILAVLNQTLVWQLDFGGWLAAKLWVFLPLTFLFTFTQIPMLLKHGLDPEAKDDAVIEHPPTGE
- a CDS encoding potassium transporter Kup, with the protein product MTDTAATPEMETPPAGGHGAPDKQKAGKTALAVGAIGVVFGDIGTSPLYAFRETFRGAHSLAIDEAHVLGVVSLIFWSMTLVVSIQYVSILMRADNKGQGGSLALVALLSRHMGKSKYGWLTVLLGVFATSLFYGDSMITPAISVLSAVEGLTVVRPDLERFVIPIALVLLVCLFVLQKRGTAKVGALFAPVMIVYFCVIATLGTIQIVQHPEILWALNPWYALNFFLIDGWLAFLALGSVVLAVTGSEALYSDMGHFGRGPMKLSWFGFVMPCLLLNYFGQGAMIVGLDAAAANVAIQNPFFILAPESLRLPLVILATLATFIASQAVISGAFSITHQAIQLGFIPRLSTRHTSETEAGQIYIPSINWALMIAVIILVLTFQNSSNLASAYGIAVTGAVTIDTLLMAVLLMGVWKWKKWIAIPVVLLFLIVDGAYFLANLTKVPDGGWFPLLVGAIVFTLLTTWARGRKLMRERMSEVALPMEIFAKSAKNSATRVPGTAIFMSSATGGVPSALLHNIKHNKVLHERVVILTVLIAEEPYVDPDARCEMHDLGDGFYRAVLHYGFMEETDVPLGLKSMERCGGQFDMMQTSFFLSRQTLLPSDKPGMPIWREQIFSWMLRNAATAMEFFRLPTNRVVELGSQVRI